A window of Myxococcales bacterium contains these coding sequences:
- a CDS encoding 3-hydroxyacyl-CoA dehydrogenase/enoyl-CoA hydratase family protein has translation MNKPIRRACVIGAGVMGQGIAAHFANAGIEVLLLDIVPPDLKDADKAPKAARNAFAAGGLDKALKARPAAFFHKQNARLVSVGNTEDDLAKVSTCDLVIEAVLERIDVKQALLEKLEKLVPPHAIVASNTSGLRIVDMLKGRSDAFKKRFLVMHFFNPVRYMKLLEIVWGPDTDPGVVSFVKKFGEDVLGKGVVFGKDTPNFVGNRIGVHAMMSTIHQMLEDGLTPEDVDNVTGTPMGHPKSASFRTADLVGLDTFAHVADNCFKALENDEDRKIFEVPAFVRTMVEKKLLGNKTKGGFYKKGADKSISTFDPKTLDYRPKGGDDAIKNATKAIAKEEDVRKRVKKLVADEGKAGAFAWKVLSKSLAYSARRIGEITDDVTAIDDAMKWGYNWELGPFETWDALGFVETTDRMIKDGIKLPESVIKMKASGATAFYRADGAVFDLQKGEYVKREQDPRYATLQILRKGQAPVLKNDGAEAWDLGDGILGLTFKTKANSIDPDVISMIGQAVEKAETDFRGLVVANEGEHFCVGANLFLVVMAAGSQQWEDIRKMVKGYQGAVQRMKYSQVPVVVAPYGMTLGGGLELCFGGAAVQAAAETYSGLVEVGVGLLPGGAGNLNMLWRALDGVPEGAQLNTLEIVTNTFKNIALAKIATSAEEAKQLGYFRKTDGVSFDKARVLVDAKKRAIGLAESGYHAPTPKAYVLPGESGIATLKMMVDTLVAGGFASEHDAKIAGKVAEVLCGGISGASHECTEQELLDIEAEAFVSLCGEPKSQERMQFMLMNNKPLRN, from the coding sequence ATGAACAAACCGATTCGCCGCGCGTGTGTGATCGGCGCGGGCGTCATGGGGCAAGGCATCGCCGCCCACTTCGCCAACGCCGGTATCGAGGTCCTCCTCCTCGACATCGTTCCCCCCGACCTCAAAGACGCGGACAAGGCGCCCAAGGCCGCGCGCAACGCGTTCGCCGCCGGCGGCCTCGACAAAGCCCTGAAGGCCCGCCCTGCCGCGTTCTTCCACAAGCAGAACGCCCGCCTCGTCAGCGTGGGCAACACGGAGGACGACCTCGCGAAGGTGTCCACGTGCGACCTCGTCATCGAGGCCGTGCTCGAGCGCATCGACGTGAAGCAGGCCCTCCTCGAGAAGCTCGAGAAGCTCGTCCCGCCGCACGCGATCGTGGCCTCGAACACCTCGGGCCTCCGCATCGTCGACATGCTGAAGGGCCGCTCCGACGCGTTCAAGAAGCGCTTCCTCGTGATGCACTTCTTCAACCCCGTCCGCTACATGAAGCTCCTCGAGATCGTGTGGGGGCCCGACACGGACCCCGGCGTCGTCTCGTTCGTGAAGAAGTTCGGCGAGGACGTGCTCGGCAAGGGCGTCGTCTTCGGGAAAGACACCCCGAACTTCGTCGGCAACCGCATCGGCGTGCACGCGATGATGTCGACCATCCACCAGATGCTCGAGGACGGGCTCACCCCGGAGGACGTCGACAACGTCACCGGCACGCCCATGGGTCACCCCAAGAGCGCGAGCTTCCGCACGGCGGATCTCGTCGGCCTGGACACCTTCGCCCACGTCGCCGACAACTGCTTCAAGGCGCTCGAGAACGACGAGGACCGCAAGATCTTCGAGGTCCCGGCCTTCGTTCGCACGATGGTCGAGAAGAAGCTCCTCGGTAACAAGACGAAGGGTGGCTTCTACAAGAAGGGCGCCGACAAGAGCATCTCCACCTTCGACCCGAAGACGCTCGACTACCGCCCCAAGGGCGGCGACGACGCGATCAAGAACGCGACGAAGGCGATCGCGAAGGAAGAGGATGTTCGCAAGCGCGTGAAGAAGCTCGTCGCCGACGAGGGCAAAGCCGGCGCGTTCGCGTGGAAGGTGCTCTCGAAGAGCCTCGCGTACTCGGCGCGGCGCATCGGCGAGATCACGGACGACGTGACCGCGATCGACGACGCGATGAAGTGGGGTTACAACTGGGAGCTCGGCCCGTTCGAGACCTGGGACGCCCTGGGCTTCGTCGAGACGACCGACCGCATGATCAAGGACGGCATCAAGCTGCCCGAGTCCGTGATCAAGATGAAGGCGAGCGGCGCGACGGCGTTCTACCGCGCGGACGGCGCCGTGTTCGATCTCCAGAAGGGCGAGTACGTGAAGCGCGAGCAAGACCCGCGCTACGCGACGCTCCAGATCCTGCGCAAGGGCCAGGCCCCCGTCCTCAAGAACGACGGCGCCGAGGCCTGGGACCTCGGTGACGGGATCCTCGGGCTCACCTTCAAGACGAAGGCGAACAGCATCGACCCCGACGTCATCTCGATGATCGGCCAGGCCGTCGAGAAGGCCGAGACCGACTTCCGCGGCCTCGTCGTCGCGAACGAGGGCGAGCACTTCTGCGTCGGCGCGAACCTCTTCCTCGTCGTCATGGCGGCGGGCTCCCAGCAGTGGGAGGACATCCGCAAGATGGTGAAGGGGTACCAGGGCGCAGTGCAGCGCATGAAGTACTCGCAGGTCCCGGTCGTCGTCGCGCCGTACGGCATGACGCTCGGCGGCGGCCTCGAGCTCTGCTTCGGCGGCGCCGCGGTGCAGGCGGCGGCCGAGACGTACTCGGGCCTCGTCGAGGTGGGCGTGGGCCTCCTCCCCGGCGGCGCGGGCAACCTCAACATGCTCTGGCGCGCGCTCGACGGCGTGCCCGAGGGCGCCCAGCTCAACACGCTCGAGATCGTGACCAACACGTTCAAGAACATCGCCCTCGCCAAGATCGCGACGAGCGCCGAGGAGGCGAAGCAGCTCGGCTACTTCCGCAAGACCGACGGCGTCTCGTTCGACAAGGCCCGCGTCCTCGTCGACGCGAAGAAGCGCGCGATCGGCCTCGCCGAGTCGGGCTACCACGCGCCCACGCCCAAGGCCTACGTGCTCCCGGGCGAGAGCGGCATCGCGACCCTCAAGATGATGGTCGACACCCTCGTCGCCGGTGGCTTCGCCTCCGAGCACGACGCGAAGATCGCCGGCAAGGTCGCCGAGGTCCTCTGCGGTGGCATCTCGGGCGCGTCGCACGAGTGCACCGAGCAAGAGCTCCTCGACATCGAAGCCGAAGCGTTCGTGAGCCTCTGCGGCGAGCCGAAGAGCCAGGAACGCATGCAATTCATGCTCATGAACAACAAGCCGCTCAGGAACTAA
- a CDS encoding thiolase family protein, with amino-acid sequence MMDIVIAEAVRSAVGRAHKGSLALRRPDDLAGEVIRGLMARVPQVKPELVEDLVLGCAMPEGEQGLNIARMAGLLGGLPQDSAAMTINRFCSSGLQSLALAAGSILAGSNDVVVAGGVESMSMVPMTGNKLSASAEVMEKYPSAYTPMGITAENVAKQFKISREEQDAFALASQKKAAAAIEAKKFDQEIVPVTGIKFDGQEKKTFSFTRDELPRPETTLESLAGLKPAFSAKGSVTAGNASPLSDGAAASLLMSRAKADELGVKGLGIFRAFVTVGVDPAIMGIGPEPAIRKLLAKTGLKISDIDLFEINEAFASQSVYVKNTLGLPEDRLNVNGGAIALGHPLGCTGAKLVATALYELKRRGGKYAIVSMCIGGGMGAAGLVEAVK; translated from the coding sequence ATGATGGACATCGTCATTGCCGAAGCCGTTCGTTCCGCCGTGGGCCGCGCGCACAAGGGCTCCTTGGCCCTGCGTCGCCCCGACGATCTCGCCGGAGAGGTCATTCGTGGCCTCATGGCGCGTGTTCCCCAGGTGAAGCCCGAGCTCGTCGAGGATCTCGTCCTCGGCTGCGCCATGCCCGAAGGGGAGCAGGGCCTCAACATCGCCCGCATGGCCGGGCTCCTCGGTGGCCTCCCGCAAGACTCGGCCGCCATGACCATCAACCGCTTCTGCTCGAGCGGCCTCCAGTCGCTCGCGCTCGCGGCGGGCTCGATCCTCGCCGGGTCGAACGACGTGGTCGTGGCCGGCGGCGTCGAGTCCATGAGCATGGTGCCGATGACCGGCAACAAGCTCTCGGCCTCGGCCGAGGTCATGGAGAAGTACCCGTCGGCGTACACCCCCATGGGGATCACCGCCGAGAACGTCGCGAAACAATTCAAGATTTCGCGCGAGGAGCAAGACGCGTTCGCGCTCGCCAGCCAGAAGAAGGCGGCGGCCGCGATCGAAGCGAAAAAGTTCGATCAAGAGATCGTCCCGGTCACGGGCATCAAGTTCGACGGACAGGAGAAGAAGACCTTCTCGTTCACCCGCGACGAGCTCCCGCGCCCCGAGACGACCCTCGAGAGCCTTGCGGGCCTGAAGCCCGCGTTCTCGGCCAAGGGCAGCGTCACGGCGGGCAACGCCTCGCCGCTGTCGGACGGCGCGGCCGCCTCGCTCCTCATGAGCCGCGCCAAGGCGGACGAGCTCGGCGTGAAGGGCCTCGGCATCTTCCGCGCGTTCGTGACCGTCGGCGTCGACCCGGCCATCATGGGCATCGGGCCCGAGCCCGCGATCCGGAAGCTCCTCGCGAAGACGGGCCTCAAGATCTCGGACATCGATCTCTTCGAGATCAACGAGGCCTTCGCGAGCCAGTCGGTCTACGTGAAGAACACCTTGGGTCTCCCCGAGGATCGCCTGAACGTGAACGGCGGCGCGATCGCCCTCGGCCACCCGCTCGGGTGCACCGGCGCGAAGCTCGTCGCGACGGCGCTCTACGAGCTCAAACGCCGCGGCGGCAAGTACGCGATCGTCTCGATGTGCATCGGCGGCGGCATGGGCGCGGCCGGCCTCGTCGAAGCCGTCAAGTAG
- a CDS encoding 1-acyl-sn-glycerol-3-phosphate acyltransferase, producing MRPTTKELSELSTRERVAFELADLCVREPFTEVSGRYLATVMGTLIGSCGSRRIDVTGLEHVASLGPSARILLLANHRSFFDFFTILYVLFFRTRLPRRLFFPTRGTFFYDHPAGPVVNLAMSAMRMFPPVLRDAKKRAWNEYMLRRTIDELRKPGTIVGLHPEGTRNKGEDPYALLPAQPGVGKVILAADFATVVPVFVLGMSNELSREFLWNWTDASAHRISVRFGPALDFSDLRVGPAKLTTAKRAADRALGAISALGEEDRRERG from the coding sequence GTGCGACCGACGACGAAAGAGCTCTCGGAGCTGTCGACCCGCGAGCGCGTCGCGTTCGAGCTGGCCGACCTCTGCGTGCGGGAGCCGTTCACGGAGGTGTCCGGGCGCTACCTCGCGACCGTGATGGGGACGCTCATCGGGTCGTGCGGGAGCCGGCGGATCGACGTGACGGGGCTCGAGCACGTGGCGTCCCTCGGCCCGTCCGCGCGGATCCTGCTGCTCGCCAACCACAGGAGCTTCTTCGACTTCTTCACGATCCTCTACGTGCTCTTCTTCCGCACGCGCCTTCCGCGTCGGCTCTTTTTCCCGACACGCGGCACCTTCTTCTACGACCACCCGGCGGGGCCCGTCGTGAACCTCGCCATGAGCGCGATGCGCATGTTCCCTCCCGTGCTCCGCGACGCGAAGAAGCGCGCGTGGAACGAGTACATGCTGCGCCGTACGATCGACGAGCTCCGCAAGCCCGGAACGATCGTCGGCCTCCACCCCGAGGGCACGCGCAACAAAGGGGAGGACCCTTACGCCCTCCTGCCCGCGCAGCCCGGCGTGGGCAAGGTCATCCTCGCGGCCGACTTCGCGACCGTGGTGCCCGTCTTCGTGCTCGGCATGTCGAACGAGCTGTCGCGCGAGTTTCTCTGGAACTGGACGGACGCGTCCGCTCACAGGATCTCGGTGCGCTTCGGGCCCGCGCTCGACTTCTCGGATCTCCGCGTGGGGCCGGCGAAGCTCACGACCGCGAAGCGCGCCGCCGATCGCGCGCTCGGGGCCATTTCCGCCCTCGGTGAGGAGGATCGCCGGGAGCGCGGCTGA